One Argentina anserina chromosome 6, drPotAnse1.1, whole genome shotgun sequence genomic window, GTTCTTGAAACCAATTATGAAACTTTTCAAAGTAATCATCATTCGGGAAAATTATCCAAAAAGTTAAGAGAAGAAAGGGAGCAGTATGATACCAAGTATATGACACAAAAGTTCGTCAATAAAGGAGCTTACTAAACCAATTTGATACATATAATTTATTCCTTCAATATCACGTTAGTGGTTAAAGTTTTATGATAAAAGTAATTATCATCAGACTCATTTAGGGTGAAACTATGAATTTTACCTTATGTGGGCCGGGAATATGAGAAGCAGAATAAGCCTGTATGACTCTCGTTGGACTTCCGTTAATCTCTTTAACTAAAGCATTTCGTCACAGTTTATCTTCACATTGCTttatgaaacaaaagaaaacaaatggaGTAGGAAGTAGAACAGTTCAATAGATGAAGGTAAATCAAAATAAAGGATTATCTTCACATGCACCATCCTGTACGAATCTTTTTGGTAACCTAATAAACTGATTTAATTTCAAACCGTCCTTTAGAAAATATTTCCAAACAATAAATGCATTGAGCTTCAGTTATTAACCATTTGTTGGTGTATAACCTTACTTTAGCAAAGATTACCAGTCATGGGTATTTCTTTGCCACAGAAATCTTCCCTTTTCCTAAAGGGTGTTGCTGCTTTAGTGTTAAGAATATTTGGATAGAGTTTGATGAATTAGGTATTACTTAATACAAGCTCCTAGCTTCTACTTTTTCCATTTTTGACAATCTATTGAAATGGACTGCCTTAATCTCCACCTACAAACTCTTCAAATTTCCATGCTCCTCTAATTTCCAAATTCCAACAGTGAATAATCTATGTCAATTCCAAATTCTTCATGGATAGATTGTAAACATCTTTCAAGAAATGCCCTAGAAATGTACCAAGTTCTTATTCCTCATACTACCTTTTATAATGAGACTAAGACATATCAAAGTCAAATAATTGTAGCTCCTTCTCCACATTACTTCTCTAGTTACAAGCCTATATCCATCACCATGGTACTCCCCCGCTGCTTCTGAACCGTCCGATATCGATAGACCCCACCATGGATGAGCCAAGTGAGCTTTGGAGGAAAGCAGAAGAACCCAactcaagaaaatgaaattataaacTCAAAACCTACAATCTCCAATCACCCTCATGACTAAGACTTATCCCTCCCTATTAATTTGATTCCCTACCAGGCTGccatttcattttcttaacTCCCCTTAtcatctctcttcttctctttccctctgtctctctcttcaGAAATTCCACCATACTTCACTTCCAAAGAATACAACATCGTCAAAAGCCCCTCTGAAATCCTCCTGTGTTGTGACAGCATTGCATAAATTTGCACAGGTGGGTTTGGAGTTGAGTGACTGAGATTCCACATGGGGAGGCATTCTTGCTGCTACAAGCAGAAGCTTAGGAAAGGACTCTGGTCTCCTGAAGAAGATGAGAAGCTTCTCAATTACATCACTAAGCATGGCCATGGCTGTTGGAGCTCAGTTCCTAAGCTTGCAGGTATTAACTGACTAAGAACTAGTACTCAAACCCCTCAAGTCTTCACTTTCAACAgactaaacaaaaaaaaagctaCAGTCTTTCTCTAACTATGTGTCGTGTGATTATGGTGTATGATTGTGTACATGAATTTTCAGGCCTACAAAGATGTGGAAAGAGTTGCAGGTTGAGGTGGATAAACTACCTGAGGCCTGATTTGAAGAGAGGTCCATTTTCACAGCAAGAAGAGAACTTGATAATAGAGCTTCATGCAGTTCTGGGCAACAGGTactttatttcttttcttttcttttaaggAAAATTATTAAGGACATTTGTTCATCTTCTGGGTTCTAAAGAAAATGAGGTTTCTTTGCTACAACAGGTGGTCTCAGATTGCAGCTCAATTACCCGGAAGGACAGACAATGAGATCAAGAACCTATGGAATTCCTGCATTAAGAAGAAGCTGAGGCAAAGAGGCATTGACCCCAACACTCACAAACCAATCTCAGCAGAAACTGAACTAACCGATCACAGCAAAGAGATTATAAGCCAGCTCTCTCCTACAAACTACAAGAGCAATGAGCAGCAGAAAGCCTCTGTGGGATCCAATGAACTCCATCTGGTTGAGGCTGTAGCGAATTCCAAGCAAGCCGAAAACCACAGTTACCCAGTTGAGGTCTCTTCTTCCAGCAAAGTTATGAACAACAACACTCAAGACTTCTTCATAGACAGAGCACAAACCTCGCATGAAggctccaccaccaccaattGCAGGCCATCTGATTTTGTGGGGTATTTCTCTTTCCATCATCACCACCAGTCGAATTTCGGGTCATCATCCTCAGAAACCATGGGGCTCAATGCAGTAAATCCAAACCAAACTTTCAGCTTCCTCAATCAAACCTCCAGGTCCAACTCTGATCCTCAAATGGTGTCCGAGTTCAGCAGCAGCATGAGTACACCGGCAACACTTCTGCCTTCCATGTCAAGTAGCTCGCTTTTCGGCACACGTGTGAAGCCTTCCATTAGTCTCCCCTCTGATAATTCTTCCACTGTCTCATGGGACCAGTCCAGTGCCGGCTACAGTAACAATGGCGGGTTCGACAACTCTGCAGCCGCTTTCTCTTGGGGGATACTGCCAGACGTGCCTGTAAAATCCGACGACGTGGAAGAGATTAACAAATGGTCCGAGTATATCCATAGTCCATTTCTGATGGGAACCAACACTATGCAGAATATGAACCATTCTTCTCAGTATAACAGTGCTGAAATCAAACCAGAAACACAGTACTTCATGAACAACAATGGATCAAGTAGTACGGGTGCAGCAACCACGAGTTGGCCTCAAGCTTCTTCAGAACTGTACACAAAGGATCTTCAGAGACTCGCTGTAGCTTTTGGACAGACCCTATAATtagcttcatcttcatcagctCTAGCTATT contains:
- the LOC126800814 gene encoding transcription factor MYB61, which codes for MGRHSCCYKQKLRKGLWSPEEDEKLLNYITKHGHGCWSSVPKLAGLQRCGKSCRLRWINYLRPDLKRGPFSQQEENLIIELHAVLGNRWSQIAAQLPGRTDNEIKNLWNSCIKKKLRQRGIDPNTHKPISAETELTDHSKEIISQLSPTNYKSNEQQKASVGSNELHLVEAVANSKQAENHSYPVEVSSSSKVMNNNTQDFFIDRAQTSHEGSTTTNCRPSDFVGYFSFHHHHQSNFGSSSSETMGLNAVNPNQTFSFLNQTSRSNSDPQMVSEFSSSMSTPATLLPSMSSSSLFGTRVKPSISLPSDNSSTVSWDQSSAGYSNNGGFDNSAAAFSWGILPDVPVKSDDVEEINKWSEYIHSPFLMGTNTMQNMNHSSQYNSAEIKPETQYFMNNNGSSSTGAATTSWPQASSELYTKDLQRLAVAFGQTL